One genomic window of Trachemys scripta elegans isolate TJP31775 chromosome 15, CAS_Tse_1.0, whole genome shotgun sequence includes the following:
- the RAN gene encoding GTP-binding nuclear protein Ran, with protein sequence MAAQGEPQVQFKLVLVGDGGTGKTTFVKRHLTGEFEKKYVATLGVEVHPLVFHTNRGPIKFNVWDTAGQEKFGGLRDGYYIQAQCAIIMFDVTSRVTYKNVPNWHRDLVRVCENIPIVLCGNKVDIKDRKVKAKSIVFHRKKNLQYYDISAKSNYNFEKPFLWLARKLIGDPNLEFVAMPALAPPEVVMDPALAAQYEQDLQIAQTTALPDEDDDL encoded by the exons ATGGCCGCCCAAGGAGAGCCCCAAGTGCAGTTTAAG CTTGTCTTGGTTGGTGATGGTGGTACTGGTAAAACAACATTTGTAAAACGTCATTTGACTGGTGAATTTGAGAAGAAGTATGTAG CTACACTGGGTGTTGAAGTCCATCCTCTGGTGTTCCACACTAATAGAGGTCCAATTAAATTTAATGTATGGGACACGGCTGGTCAGGAGAAATTTGGTGGTCTGCGGGATGGTTACTATATTCAGG CTCAGTGTGCCATCATAATGTTTGATGTAACATCAAGAGTTACATACAAGAATGTACCTAACTGGCATAGAGATCTGGTACGAGTATGTGAAAACATCCCTATAGTGTTGTGTGGCAACAAAGTGGATATTAAGGACAGAAAAGTCAAGGCAAAGTCAATTGTCTTCCACAGGAAGAAGAATCTTCAG TACTATGATATCTCAGCTAAGAGTAACTACAACTTTGAGAAGCCCTTCCTCTGGCTTGCCAGGAAGCTAATTGGAGATCCCAATTTGGAGTTTGTTGCCATGCCTGCTCTTGCGCCTCCAGAGGTTGTTATGGACCCAGCATTGGCAGCACAGTATGAGCAAGACTTACAG ATTGCTCAGACCACTGCCCTGCCAGATGAAGATGATGACCTGTAA